The following nucleotide sequence is from Planctomycetota bacterium.
TGCGGAGGAGATTTTCAAGGGATTCTCTTCGCCCGCGGCGGCGACGGCGGAACTGGACCGCCGGCGGGCGATCGAACTGGCGATCCGCGAAGCGGCCGAAGGCGACGCCGTCCTCATCGCCGGCAAAGGCCACGAAACGTACCAGGAGTCGCGCGAGGGCGTCAAGCCGTTCGACGACCGCGAGGTCGCGCGCGAAATACTAAGCGGGTTCAGATAAGTTTTGCGCGGTGGGTCTCCGCACCCACCGCGCAAAAGGCGCCCGGCGCGCCGGGGCTCCGATCCCCTCTCCCTTGATGGGAGAGGGGCAGGGGTGAGGGTGGGAAAAAAACGACGAATAATGAATGCCGAACAAGGAACCGCAGAACGGCGAAGGGAAAAGCCAGACCGCCGGCCGTAGTCGGCCGTTGGGCTGTTGCCTCATCCTTCTGCGGTTTGGCATTCCTTGTTCATCATTCGCCGTTTCTTTCCCCCTCACCCTACCCTCTCCC
It contains:
- a CDS encoding UDP-N-acetylmuramoyl-L-alanyl-D-glutamate--2,6-diaminopimelate ligase, producing AEEIFKGFSSPAAATAELDRRRAIELAIREAAEGDAVLIAGKGHETYQESREGVKPFDDREVAREILSGFR